From a single Pelmatolapia mariae isolate MD_Pm_ZW linkage group LG20, Pm_UMD_F_2, whole genome shotgun sequence genomic region:
- the LOC134618219 gene encoding exportin-1-like isoform X1, giving the protein MINTLDKRYTVPSRNYFSIVALPALYTQCRATVEEEFQAVQHFAATTKLYLTHLDYADTERIMTEKLHNQVNGTEWSWKNLNTLCWAIGSISGAMHEEDEKRFLVTVIKDLLGLCEQKRGKDNKAIIASNIMYIVGQYPRFLRAHWKFLKTVVNKFFEFMHETHDGVQDMACDTFIKIAQKCRRHFIQVQVGEVMPFIDEILNNINTIICDLQPQQVHTFYEAVGYMIGAQTDQAVQEHLIEKYMLLPNQVWDSIIQQATKNVDILKDPETVKQLGSILKTNVRACKAVGHPFVIQLGRIYLDMLNVYKCLSENISAAIQTNGEMVTKQPLIRSMRTVKRETLKLISGWVSRSNDPQMVGENFVPPLLDAVLIDYQRNVPAAREPEVLSTMATIVNKLGGHITSEIPQIFDAVFECTLNMINKNFEEYPEHRTHFFYLLQAVNSHCFPAFLAIPPAQFKLVLDSIIWAFKHTMRNVADTGLQILYTLLQNVAQEEAAAQSFYQTYFCDILQHIFSVVTDTSHTAGLTMHASILAYMFNLVEEGKITAALNSASPTNNQVFIQEYVANLLKTAFPHLQDAQVKVFVTGLFSLNQDIPAFKEHLRDFLVQIKEFAGEDTSDLFLEEREASLRQAQEEKHKIQMSVPGILNTHEIPEEMCD; this is encoded by the exons atgatcaacaccctagacaaacgctacacagtgccgtcccgcaactatttttctattgttgcactacctgctctatacacgcagtgtcgagcaacggtggaggaggaatttcaagcagtacaacattttgcggcaaccacaaaat TGTACCTGACTCACTTGGATTATGCGGACACAGAACGCATAATGACAGAGAAGCTTCACAACCAGGTAAATGGTACTGAATGGTCCTGGAAGAACCTCAACACACTGTGCTGGGCCATTGGATCCATCAGTGGGGCTATGCACGAGGAGGATGAGAAGAGGTTCCTTGTTACTGTCATTAAG GATCTGCTGGGTCTCTGTGAGCAGAAGCGAGGAAAAGACAACAAGGCCATCATCGCCTCTAACATCATGTACATTGTTGGCCAGTACCCTCGTTTTCTTAGAGCCCACTGGAAGTTCCTCAAAACTGTTGTGAACAAGTTCTTTGAGTTCATGCATG AGACCCATGATGGAGTTCAGGACATGGCGTGCGACACCTTCATTAAGATTGCCCAGAAGTGTCGGCGCCACTTTATCCAGGTGCAGGTGGGAGAGGTGATGCCCTTCATCGATGAGATCCTCAACAACATTAACACGATCATCTGTGACCTTCAGCCTCAGCAG GTGCACACGTTTTATGAGGCAGTAGGGTACATGATTGGGGCACAGACCGACCAGGCTGTTCAGGAGCACCTGATAGAGAAATATATGCTGCTGCCCAATCAAGTGTGGGACAGCATCATCCAGCAGGCCACCAAG AACGTGGACATCTTGAAGGACCCAGAAACCGTCAAACAGCTGGGCAGCATTCTTAAGACCAACGTCAGGGCCTGCAAGGCAGTGGGACACCCCTTTGTTATCCAGCTGGGACGGATTTACCTTGACATGCTCAACGTGTACAAGTGCCTCAGCGAGAACATCTCTGCTGCCATTCAGACAAACG GTGAGATGGTGACAAAGCAGCCACTGATCCGGAGTATGAGAACAGTGAAACGGGAGACTCTGAAGCTGATCTCAGGCTGGGTCAGCCGATCAAACGACCCACAGATG gtTGGTGAGAACTTTGTTCCCCCCCTGCTGGATGCCGTCCTCATTGACTACCAACGCAATGTCCCTGCCGCCCGTGAGCCTGAAGTCCTCAGCACCATGGCAACTATTGTCAACAAGCTGGGGGGGCACATCACCAGCGAGATACCCCAGATCTTTGATGCCGTCTTTGAGTGCACTCTAAACATGATCAACAAG AACTTTGAGGAGTATCCAGAGCACAGGACCCACTTCTTCTACCTGCTCCAAGCTGTAAACTCGCACTGCTTTCCCGCATTCCTCGCCATCCCTCCAGCCCAGTTTAAACTAGTGCTGGACTCTATCATCTGGGCCTTTAAGCACACCATGAGGAACGTGGCTGACACTG GTCTGCAGATTCTGTACACCTTGCTGCAGAATGTGGCCCAGGAGGAGGCAGCCGCTCAAAGTTTCTACCAGACATATTTCTGCGATATCCTGCAGCACATTTTCTCTGTGGTCACTGACACATCGCACACTGCTG GCCTGACGATGCACGCGTCCATCCTGGCCTACATGTTCAACCTGGTGGAGGAGGGGAAGATCACTGCAGCGCTGAACTCCGCCAGCCCCACCAACAACCAGGTGTTCATCCAGGAATATGTGGCCAACCTGCTTAAGACTGCCTTCCCCCACCTACAGGA TGCTCAGGTGAAGGTGTTTGTGACAGGGCTGTTCAGCTTAAACCAGGACATTCCTGCCTTCAAGGAGCATCTGAGGGACTTCCTCGTCCAGATAAAG
- the LOC134618219 gene encoding exportin-1-like isoform X2 — MINTLDKRYTVPSRNYFSIVALPALYTQCRATVEEEFQAVQHFAATTKLYLTHLDYADTERIMTEKLHNQVNGTEWSWKNLNTLCWAIGSISGAMHEEDEKRFLVTVIKDLLGLCEQKRGKDNKAIIASNIMYIVGQYPRFLRAHWKFLKTVVNKFFEFMHETHDGVQDMACDTFIKIAQKCRRHFIQVQVGEVMPFIDEILNNINTIICDLQPQQVHTFYEAVGYMIGAQTDQAVQEHLIEKYMLLPNQVWDSIIQQATKNVDILKDPETVKQLGSILKTNVRACKAVGHPFVIQLGRIYLDMLNVYKCLSENISAAIQTNGEMVTKQPLIRSMRTVKRETLKLISGWVSRSNDPQMVGENFVPPLLDAVLIDYQRNVPAAREPEVLSTMATIVNKLGGHITSEIPQIFDAVFECTLNMINKNFEEYPEHRTHFFYLLQAVNSHCFPAFLAIPPAQFKLVLDSIIWAFKHTMRNVADTGLQILYTLLQNVAQEEAAAQSFYQTYFCDILQHIFSVVTDTSHTAGLTMHASILAYMFNLVEEGKITAALNSASPTNNQVFIQEYVANLLKTAFPHLQDAQVKVFVTGLFSLNQDIPAFKEHLRDFLVQIKAGQFAPELPSGWMAIDGNQRLFP, encoded by the exons atgatcaacaccctagacaaacgctacacagtgccgtcccgcaactatttttctattgttgcactacctgctctatacacgcagtgtcgagcaacggtggaggaggaatttcaagcagtacaacattttgcggcaaccacaaaat TGTACCTGACTCACTTGGATTATGCGGACACAGAACGCATAATGACAGAGAAGCTTCACAACCAGGTAAATGGTACTGAATGGTCCTGGAAGAACCTCAACACACTGTGCTGGGCCATTGGATCCATCAGTGGGGCTATGCACGAGGAGGATGAGAAGAGGTTCCTTGTTACTGTCATTAAG GATCTGCTGGGTCTCTGTGAGCAGAAGCGAGGAAAAGACAACAAGGCCATCATCGCCTCTAACATCATGTACATTGTTGGCCAGTACCCTCGTTTTCTTAGAGCCCACTGGAAGTTCCTCAAAACTGTTGTGAACAAGTTCTTTGAGTTCATGCATG AGACCCATGATGGAGTTCAGGACATGGCGTGCGACACCTTCATTAAGATTGCCCAGAAGTGTCGGCGCCACTTTATCCAGGTGCAGGTGGGAGAGGTGATGCCCTTCATCGATGAGATCCTCAACAACATTAACACGATCATCTGTGACCTTCAGCCTCAGCAG GTGCACACGTTTTATGAGGCAGTAGGGTACATGATTGGGGCACAGACCGACCAGGCTGTTCAGGAGCACCTGATAGAGAAATATATGCTGCTGCCCAATCAAGTGTGGGACAGCATCATCCAGCAGGCCACCAAG AACGTGGACATCTTGAAGGACCCAGAAACCGTCAAACAGCTGGGCAGCATTCTTAAGACCAACGTCAGGGCCTGCAAGGCAGTGGGACACCCCTTTGTTATCCAGCTGGGACGGATTTACCTTGACATGCTCAACGTGTACAAGTGCCTCAGCGAGAACATCTCTGCTGCCATTCAGACAAACG GTGAGATGGTGACAAAGCAGCCACTGATCCGGAGTATGAGAACAGTGAAACGGGAGACTCTGAAGCTGATCTCAGGCTGGGTCAGCCGATCAAACGACCCACAGATG gtTGGTGAGAACTTTGTTCCCCCCCTGCTGGATGCCGTCCTCATTGACTACCAACGCAATGTCCCTGCCGCCCGTGAGCCTGAAGTCCTCAGCACCATGGCAACTATTGTCAACAAGCTGGGGGGGCACATCACCAGCGAGATACCCCAGATCTTTGATGCCGTCTTTGAGTGCACTCTAAACATGATCAACAAG AACTTTGAGGAGTATCCAGAGCACAGGACCCACTTCTTCTACCTGCTCCAAGCTGTAAACTCGCACTGCTTTCCCGCATTCCTCGCCATCCCTCCAGCCCAGTTTAAACTAGTGCTGGACTCTATCATCTGGGCCTTTAAGCACACCATGAGGAACGTGGCTGACACTG GTCTGCAGATTCTGTACACCTTGCTGCAGAATGTGGCCCAGGAGGAGGCAGCCGCTCAAAGTTTCTACCAGACATATTTCTGCGATATCCTGCAGCACATTTTCTCTGTGGTCACTGACACATCGCACACTGCTG GCCTGACGATGCACGCGTCCATCCTGGCCTACATGTTCAACCTGGTGGAGGAGGGGAAGATCACTGCAGCGCTGAACTCCGCCAGCCCCACCAACAACCAGGTGTTCATCCAGGAATATGTGGCCAACCTGCTTAAGACTGCCTTCCCCCACCTACAGGA TGCTCAGGTGAAGGTGTTTGTGACAGGGCTGTTCAGCTTAAACCAGGACATTCCTGCCTTCAAGGAGCATCTGAGGGACTTCCTCGTCCAGATAAAG GCCGGACAGTTTGCGCCTGAACTCCCCTCGGGATGGATGGCGATTGACGGGAACCAGAGACTCTTCCCATGA
- the LOC134618219 gene encoding exportin-1-like isoform X3, which yields MINTLDKRYTVPSRNYFSIVALPALYTQCRATVEEEFQAVQHFAATTKLYLTHLDYADTERIMTEKLHNQVNGTEWSWKNLNTLCWAIGSISGAMHEEDEKRFLVTVIKDLLGLCEQKRGKDNKAIIASNIMYIVGQYPRFLRAHWKFLKTVVNKFFEFMHETHDGVQDMACDTFIKIAQKCRRHFIQVQVGEVMPFIDEILNNINTIICDLQPQQVHTFYEAVGYMIGAQTDQAVQEHLIEKYMLLPNQVWDSIIQQATKNVDILKDPETVKQLGSILKTNVRACKAVGHPFVIQLGRIYLDMLNVYKCLSENISAAIQTNGEMVTKQPLIRSMRTVKRETLKLISGWVSRSNDPQMVGENFVPPLLDAVLIDYQRNVPAAREPEVLSTMATIVNKLGGHITSEIPQIFDAVFECTLNMINKNFEEYPEHRTHFFYLLQAVNSHCFPAFLAIPPAQFKLVLDSIIWAFKHTMRNVADTGLQILYTLLQNVAQEEAAAQSFYQTYFCDILQHIFSVVTDTSHTAGLTMHASILAYMFNLVEEGKITAALNSASPTNNQVFIQEYVANLLKTAFPHLQDAQVKVFVTGLFSLNQDIPAFKEHLRDFLVQIKQC from the exons atgatcaacaccctagacaaacgctacacagtgccgtcccgcaactatttttctattgttgcactacctgctctatacacgcagtgtcgagcaacggtggaggaggaatttcaagcagtacaacattttgcggcaaccacaaaat TGTACCTGACTCACTTGGATTATGCGGACACAGAACGCATAATGACAGAGAAGCTTCACAACCAGGTAAATGGTACTGAATGGTCCTGGAAGAACCTCAACACACTGTGCTGGGCCATTGGATCCATCAGTGGGGCTATGCACGAGGAGGATGAGAAGAGGTTCCTTGTTACTGTCATTAAG GATCTGCTGGGTCTCTGTGAGCAGAAGCGAGGAAAAGACAACAAGGCCATCATCGCCTCTAACATCATGTACATTGTTGGCCAGTACCCTCGTTTTCTTAGAGCCCACTGGAAGTTCCTCAAAACTGTTGTGAACAAGTTCTTTGAGTTCATGCATG AGACCCATGATGGAGTTCAGGACATGGCGTGCGACACCTTCATTAAGATTGCCCAGAAGTGTCGGCGCCACTTTATCCAGGTGCAGGTGGGAGAGGTGATGCCCTTCATCGATGAGATCCTCAACAACATTAACACGATCATCTGTGACCTTCAGCCTCAGCAG GTGCACACGTTTTATGAGGCAGTAGGGTACATGATTGGGGCACAGACCGACCAGGCTGTTCAGGAGCACCTGATAGAGAAATATATGCTGCTGCCCAATCAAGTGTGGGACAGCATCATCCAGCAGGCCACCAAG AACGTGGACATCTTGAAGGACCCAGAAACCGTCAAACAGCTGGGCAGCATTCTTAAGACCAACGTCAGGGCCTGCAAGGCAGTGGGACACCCCTTTGTTATCCAGCTGGGACGGATTTACCTTGACATGCTCAACGTGTACAAGTGCCTCAGCGAGAACATCTCTGCTGCCATTCAGACAAACG GTGAGATGGTGACAAAGCAGCCACTGATCCGGAGTATGAGAACAGTGAAACGGGAGACTCTGAAGCTGATCTCAGGCTGGGTCAGCCGATCAAACGACCCACAGATG gtTGGTGAGAACTTTGTTCCCCCCCTGCTGGATGCCGTCCTCATTGACTACCAACGCAATGTCCCTGCCGCCCGTGAGCCTGAAGTCCTCAGCACCATGGCAACTATTGTCAACAAGCTGGGGGGGCACATCACCAGCGAGATACCCCAGATCTTTGATGCCGTCTTTGAGTGCACTCTAAACATGATCAACAAG AACTTTGAGGAGTATCCAGAGCACAGGACCCACTTCTTCTACCTGCTCCAAGCTGTAAACTCGCACTGCTTTCCCGCATTCCTCGCCATCCCTCCAGCCCAGTTTAAACTAGTGCTGGACTCTATCATCTGGGCCTTTAAGCACACCATGAGGAACGTGGCTGACACTG GTCTGCAGATTCTGTACACCTTGCTGCAGAATGTGGCCCAGGAGGAGGCAGCCGCTCAAAGTTTCTACCAGACATATTTCTGCGATATCCTGCAGCACATTTTCTCTGTGGTCACTGACACATCGCACACTGCTG GCCTGACGATGCACGCGTCCATCCTGGCCTACATGTTCAACCTGGTGGAGGAGGGGAAGATCACTGCAGCGCTGAACTCCGCCAGCCCCACCAACAACCAGGTGTTCATCCAGGAATATGTGGCCAACCTGCTTAAGACTGCCTTCCCCCACCTACAGGA TGCTCAGGTGAAGGTGTTTGTGACAGGGCTGTTCAGCTTAAACCAGGACATTCCTGCCTTCAAGGAGCATCTGAGGGACTTCCTCGTCCAGATAAAG caaTGTTGA